One Phyllobacterium sp. T1293 DNA window includes the following coding sequences:
- a CDS encoding LysR substrate-binding domain-containing protein: protein MHSTYRNLPLGALVGFEAAARLESFSLAAIELNMTQSAVSHQIKALENQLGQQLFHRINRKVELTDAGRDLRGTAASALETLRLGIRRLDFYTKPGSIVIMMPHAFATGWYMPRVATLIHDLPNIEPWLVTSDSEPDVTHSEIDFAIARGRGSWDGLVAIRLFGDELRPMCSPDLRRRLPDIVTPRTLQDFPLLHHEEEEDWQNWFVAAGVIRPGFVKGLNFSDSGMVLDAAARGLGICLGSMRLAAERLKNGDLVTLGNGVPSSRSYYLLAHPRNLKRPGVTELWDWFIAQADAPDL, encoded by the coding sequence ATGCATTCCACCTATCGAAATCTACCTCTAGGCGCTTTGGTCGGCTTTGAAGCGGCAGCCAGACTGGAGAGTTTTTCATTGGCGGCAATCGAATTGAATATGACTCAGTCTGCGGTGAGCCATCAGATCAAAGCGCTCGAAAATCAGCTGGGACAGCAGCTGTTTCACAGAATTAACCGCAAGGTGGAGCTAACCGATGCCGGGCGGGATCTGCGAGGAACTGCAGCTTCAGCATTGGAAACACTCCGCCTTGGCATCAGACGATTGGATTTCTACACCAAGCCCGGATCGATTGTGATCATGATGCCTCATGCTTTTGCAACCGGCTGGTACATGCCGCGCGTTGCGACCCTTATTCACGACTTGCCGAATATCGAGCCGTGGCTGGTGACTTCGGACTCCGAACCCGATGTCACGCATTCCGAGATTGATTTTGCGATCGCGCGCGGACGTGGCAGTTGGGATGGGCTTGTTGCTATCAGGCTATTCGGCGATGAGCTGAGGCCAATGTGCTCGCCGGACTTGCGGCGGCGGTTGCCTGATATCGTTACCCCGCGCACCTTGCAGGACTTCCCATTGCTGCATCACGAGGAGGAGGAAGACTGGCAGAACTGGTTCGTTGCCGCCGGCGTTATAAGGCCCGGTTTCGTCAAAGGGCTTAATTTCTCAGATTCCGGCATGGTGCTCGATGCCGCCGCCCGCGGTCTTGGAATTTGTCTCGGCAGCATGCGTCTTGCAGCCGAGCGGCTTAAGAACGGCGATCTGGTGACGCTTGGCAATGGCGTACCTTCCAGCCGCTCCTACTATCTCCTGGCACACCCGCGCAACCTGAAACGCCCCGGAGTTACCGAGCTGTGGGACTGGTTCATAGCGCAGGCAGACGCCCCTGACCTTTAG
- a CDS encoding agmatine deiminase family protein, producing MTNQTPRQAGFKMPPEWAEHKRTWMMWPCRTEIWTDIDATRRDYAAVAHAIREFEPVTMSVRPEDYAGARAMLDDNIDIIKADINDSWARDAGPCFLRNANGQRAGTQFRFNAWGGKYHPHDGDATFSATVCDVADVKSFTSNLVAEGGGVSVDGEGTIITTETCFPNINRNPGWTKEAIENELMEMLGGEKVIWLPGNPLENETDGHVDGIAVFVAPGVVLMESPGTEPSEWNDYIQKNLDAMEGQTDAKGRRIRIVTVPEAVEAPSDHPKFCRSYVNSYLVNGGVVMPVYGVASDTLVRGIFRSLFPERRVREVRIDSIAIGGGGIHCITQQEPA from the coding sequence GTGACCAACCAGACGCCACGCCAGGCAGGCTTTAAAATGCCCCCCGAATGGGCCGAACACAAACGTACCTGGATGATGTGGCCATGCCGCACAGAGATATGGACTGATATTGATGCCACCAGACGCGACTATGCGGCAGTGGCCCATGCAATCCGCGAATTCGAGCCGGTGACAATGTCCGTTCGTCCCGAAGATTATGCCGGGGCGCGGGCTATGCTTGACGACAATATTGATATCATCAAGGCCGACATTAATGACAGTTGGGCGCGCGATGCTGGTCCGTGCTTTCTGCGCAATGCCAATGGCCAGCGGGCCGGCACGCAATTCCGCTTCAATGCCTGGGGCGGAAAATATCATCCCCATGATGGCGATGCGACATTCTCGGCCACCGTTTGCGATGTGGCTGACGTGAAGTCATTCACGTCAAACCTTGTCGCGGAAGGCGGCGGTGTCAGCGTTGACGGCGAGGGGACAATCATCACGACCGAGACTTGCTTTCCCAATATCAACCGCAATCCCGGTTGGACCAAAGAGGCAATCGAGAATGAGTTGATGGAGATGCTTGGCGGTGAGAAGGTAATCTGGTTGCCCGGCAATCCTCTGGAAAACGAAACTGATGGCCATGTTGATGGCATTGCCGTTTTCGTCGCTCCCGGTGTTGTTCTGATGGAAAGCCCCGGCACCGAACCGAGCGAATGGAATGACTATATCCAGAAGAACCTTGACGCAATGGAAGGTCAGACAGATGCCAAAGGACGACGGATCAGGATTGTAACGGTACCCGAAGCTGTCGAAGCGCCCTCCGACCATCCAAAGTTCTGCCGTTCCTATGTCAATTCATATCTGGTCAATGGCGGTGTGGTGATGCCCGTTTACGGTGTTGCCTCCGATACGCTCGTGCGGGGCATCTTCCG